A genomic segment from Actinoplanes sichuanensis encodes:
- a CDS encoding sensor histidine kinase — protein MRTANWLIALGVTGALVAAALAQRHPPSDLDVLGFALVVASGLALVALRRAPGAVLAVTGLCVVGYTAVGFPVPALAFLVAVYGGFRAGRRRVTFAAAALLLIALPVAILASPAEQAVKEAFAQARGVLELAWVVAAGFAGEALRQAERRADEAERTREETARLRATQERLHIARELHDSLTHQISIIKVQSEVAVHLARKRGEQVPDSLLAIQAAGRAATGELRATLATLRQAGDPPAHGLDHLAELLAGAEGIGLRTELTIAGERADVPDAVGRTAYRIVQESLTNTARHGAASTATVHIDYRPDALAIRVDDDGTAKPGVTPVPGVGLQGMRERVTALGGRLRAEPRREGGFTVQAELPLEPVR, from the coding sequence ATGCGGACGGCGAACTGGTTGATCGCGCTCGGGGTGACCGGTGCCCTGGTGGCCGCCGCCCTCGCCCAGCGGCACCCGCCGTCCGATCTGGACGTTCTCGGGTTCGCACTGGTGGTGGCGAGCGGGCTGGCCCTGGTCGCGCTGCGGAGGGCGCCGGGCGCGGTACTGGCCGTCACCGGGTTGTGCGTCGTCGGATACACGGCGGTGGGGTTCCCGGTGCCGGCGCTCGCGTTCCTGGTCGCCGTCTACGGCGGATTCCGGGCCGGGCGCCGGAGGGTGACGTTCGCGGCGGCCGCGCTGCTGCTGATCGCGCTGCCGGTGGCGATCCTGGCGTCGCCCGCCGAGCAGGCCGTCAAGGAGGCGTTCGCGCAGGCCCGTGGGGTGCTGGAGCTGGCCTGGGTGGTCGCCGCGGGATTCGCCGGGGAGGCGCTGCGGCAGGCCGAGCGGCGCGCTGACGAGGCGGAACGGACCCGGGAGGAGACCGCCCGGCTGCGGGCCACCCAGGAACGGCTGCACATCGCCCGGGAGTTGCACGATTCGCTCACCCACCAGATCTCGATCATCAAGGTGCAGTCCGAGGTGGCGGTGCACCTGGCACGCAAGCGGGGCGAGCAGGTGCCGGACTCGCTGCTGGCGATCCAGGCGGCGGGCCGGGCCGCGACAGGTGAGTTGCGGGCCACGCTGGCGACGTTGCGGCAGGCCGGTGATCCGCCGGCGCACGGGCTCGATCATCTGGCGGAGCTGCTGGCCGGGGCGGAGGGCATCGGGCTGCGGACCGAATTGACGATCGCCGGGGAGCGGGCCGACGTGCCCGACGCGGTGGGGCGGACGGCGTACCGGATCGTGCAGGAGTCACTGACCAACACGGCCCGCCACGGCGCCGCGTCGACCGCGACCGTCCACATCGACTACCGGCCGGACGCACTGGCCATCCGGGTCGACGACGACGGCACCGCGAAACCGGGTGTGACTCCGGTGCCCGGAGTCGGCCTGCAGGGCATGCGGGAACGGGTGACGGCGCTCGGTGGCCGGTTGCGGGCCGAGCCGCGCCGAGAGGGCGGCTTCACCGTTCAGGCCGAGCTGCCGCTGGAGCCGGTCCGTTGA
- a CDS encoding DivIVA domain-containing protein produces MPLTPADVHNVSFTKPGRGGYVEEEVDAFLDEVERELARLMAENSALKGRVRGGAAPDDDYEADVDYDEIRELAARLRMLEQARDRAEQHARELAAQVEQARRAEIAPADDGRHLRVLAMAQRTADEHLNDARRESDEIIATARDKAEQLAAEARARAADIEGDARRRHAEAMDGIAGRRAALIDEVEQLSGLATHYRQALSRHVDHQLEGTEGTPRLG; encoded by the coding sequence ATGCCGCTCACCCCTGCTGACGTTCACAATGTCTCCTTCACCAAACCCGGCCGTGGTGGTTACGTCGAGGAGGAGGTCGACGCGTTCCTGGACGAGGTGGAACGCGAACTCGCCCGGCTGATGGCGGAGAATTCGGCCCTCAAGGGCCGGGTCCGCGGTGGCGCCGCCCCCGACGACGACTACGAGGCCGACGTCGACTACGACGAGATCCGGGAGCTGGCCGCCCGGCTGCGGATGCTGGAGCAGGCCCGGGACCGGGCCGAACAGCACGCCCGGGAGCTGGCCGCGCAGGTGGAACAGGCCCGGCGGGCGGAGATCGCGCCCGCCGACGACGGCCGTCACCTGCGGGTGCTGGCGATGGCGCAACGTACCGCCGACGAGCATCTCAACGACGCGCGCCGCGAGTCGGACGAGATCATCGCGACCGCCCGGGACAAGGCCGAGCAGCTGGCCGCCGAGGCCCGGGCGCGGGCGGCCGACATCGAGGGTGACGCCCGGCGGCGGCATGCCGAGGCGATGGACGGGATCGCCGGTCGCCGGGCCGCGCTGATCGACGAGGTGGAGCAGCTCAGCGGCCTGGCCACGCACTACCGGCAGGCGTTGAGCCGGCATGTCGACCATCAGCTGGAGGGCACCGAGGGCACCCCGCGCCTGGGTTAA
- a CDS encoding MFS transporter, protein MSVESSAWAPLRVAAFRSLWLALLASNIGTWMQTVGAQWLLVEKSGTDTLVAVVQTASTLPIVLLALPAGALADIFDRRRLLIAVQVFLTGVGALLTTLTVFDHMPPTLLLTLTFVLGAGQAVTAPAWQSVIPELVPRPQLASASALGAISMNLARAVGPAIAGLLIARAGTGVVFGLNTLSFAVFALVLWRWRPGPGSGPGVPERFAAAVRAGGRYVRHSPVVRRILLRAGLFLIPGSALWALLPLVASRGLGLGSGGYGVLLGAVGVGAVAGALLLPRLRSRWSLNRLLLIASVLFAGILAVLATSHVPAVVVVVLLPAGVAWVMVLSSVNAAMQLFLPNWVRARGLAIYQIVFAGAQAAGALAWGVLSDVAGLATAHLTAVVMMLAGAVTLRWWPLRDTAGLDRDPAVYWPEPHLELDPDGHDGPVVVIASYPVSPDREEAFAEAMEGVRRSRMRTGAVRWGLFHDGERTGRMVEVYVVPTWDEHLRQHTGRLTGADRDTEERALALADGPAEVTHLLSARG, encoded by the coding sequence GTGAGTGTCGAATCGTCGGCGTGGGCGCCGTTGCGGGTGGCGGCGTTCCGGAGTCTGTGGCTCGCCCTGCTGGCGAGCAACATCGGGACCTGGATGCAGACCGTCGGCGCGCAGTGGCTGCTCGTCGAGAAATCCGGGACGGACACCCTGGTCGCGGTCGTGCAGACGGCCAGCACCCTGCCGATCGTGCTGCTGGCGCTGCCGGCCGGCGCGCTGGCCGACATCTTCGACCGGCGGCGGCTGCTGATCGCGGTCCAGGTGTTCCTGACCGGAGTCGGCGCGCTGCTCACCACTCTGACCGTATTCGATCACATGCCGCCGACCTTGCTGCTGACCCTGACGTTCGTGCTCGGCGCCGGGCAGGCGGTGACCGCTCCGGCCTGGCAGTCGGTGATCCCGGAGCTGGTTCCGCGCCCGCAGCTGGCGTCGGCGTCGGCGCTGGGCGCGATCAGCATGAACCTGGCCCGCGCGGTCGGCCCGGCGATCGCCGGCCTGCTGATCGCCCGGGCCGGAACGGGCGTCGTGTTCGGCCTGAACACCCTGTCGTTTGCCGTGTTCGCACTGGTCCTGTGGCGCTGGCGGCCGGGGCCGGGCAGCGGGCCGGGCGTGCCGGAGCGGTTCGCCGCCGCGGTCCGGGCGGGTGGCCGATATGTGCGGCACTCTCCGGTGGTCCGGCGGATCCTGCTGCGAGCCGGCCTGTTCCTGATCCCGGGCAGCGCACTGTGGGCGCTGCTGCCACTGGTCGCGAGCCGCGGTCTGGGTCTGGGTTCGGGCGGCTACGGTGTGCTGCTCGGCGCGGTCGGGGTGGGCGCGGTGGCCGGGGCTCTGCTACTGCCCCGGCTGCGGTCGCGCTGGTCGCTGAACCGATTGCTGCTGATCGCGAGTGTGCTGTTCGCCGGGATCCTGGCGGTGCTGGCGACCAGCCATGTGCCGGCCGTCGTGGTGGTGGTGCTACTGCCGGCCGGAGTGGCCTGGGTGATGGTGCTGTCCAGCGTGAACGCGGCCATGCAGTTGTTCCTGCCGAACTGGGTCCGGGCCCGTGGTCTGGCCATCTATCAGATCGTGTTCGCCGGGGCGCAGGCGGCGGGCGCACTGGCCTGGGGTGTGCTGTCGGACGTGGCCGGCCTGGCCACCGCCCATCTGACGGCGGTGGTGATGATGCTGGCCGGTGCGGTGACGTTGCGCTGGTGGCCGCTGCGGGACACCGCCGGTCTGGACCGGGACCCGGCCGTCTACTGGCCGGAGCCGCACCTCGAGCTGGATCCCGACGGTCACGACGGCCCGGTGGTGGTGATCGCGAGCTATCCGGTGAGCCCCGACCGGGAGGAGGCCTTCGCCGAGGCCATGGAGGGGGTACGCCGTAGCCGTATGCGTACCGGCGCGGTCCGCTGGGGCCTGTTCCACGACGGCGAACGGACCGGCCGGATGGTCGAGGTGTACGTGGTGCCCACCTGGGACGAGCACCTGCGCCAGCACACCGGCCGCCTGACCGGCGCCGACCGGGACACCGAGGAACGGGCGCTGGCGCTGGCCGACGGCCCGGCCGAGGTGACCCACCTGCTGTCGGCGCGCGGCTGA
- a CDS encoding DUF6188 family protein, translating to MVPVMVADNGAGWRPRQGRTLDLLAGRKLEYVWLGHAVVLGFAGGCQVLIEAVAHLDGPGGPADVEPGDDPSDAVATLLSDVVRTARSRETGELEITFTSGATLVVDADADAESWAVTGPDGYLIVCLAHGELAVWGDAAA from the coding sequence GTGGTGCCGGTAATGGTGGCCGACAACGGCGCTGGTTGGCGTCCGCGTCAGGGGCGGACGCTCGACCTGCTGGCCGGGCGGAAGTTGGAGTACGTGTGGCTGGGGCACGCCGTCGTGCTGGGGTTCGCCGGTGGCTGCCAGGTGCTGATCGAGGCGGTCGCGCACCTGGACGGGCCGGGTGGACCGGCCGATGTGGAACCCGGGGACGACCCGTCGGACGCGGTCGCGACGCTGCTCAGTGACGTGGTGCGGACGGCCCGGAGCCGGGAGACCGGTGAACTGGAGATCACCTTCACCAGTGGGGCGACCCTGGTGGTCGACGCCGACGCGGACGCCGAGTCCTGGGCGGTGACCGGCCCGGACGGCTACCTGATCGTTTGTCTGGCCCACGGTGAGCTGGCGGTGTGGGGAGACGCCGCGGCGTGA
- a CDS encoding tetratricopeptide repeat protein: MTTPADMAFGLLREGRFGDAETLVTREVEAVAARHGHGSPEWASAQCDLGNVLLQADQLGRAIECFRQAAAVAPRDHETHKDRLTYRLNVGLALRMAGRLDESEAELRKGAEERLAFYGREHAGYAFGLEPLASVLLERGDVPGARQVVEETVANFWNNGHERVASALALRAAVVLAGDTGEPPFAGLDRLPDHIVEQIAADAGRLPIEDGPARKRLLTELAAAMEQRLGPDHQGTVNALSTLANVSRDIGDESGRVDTISRVLAAYDRQGRQEEALMAALGLAMAQDDAGDTAGSLRTYESAHERARRIDRPEVSSQVLRNWGLALKEAGQTGPAEQRMTEALETARRGADHETVGRAGVALGLFLQHEGRLDEARDTLEEALAVMDPVHRDAIVGRSHLGAVLDGRTCGCGDMPETIAAAFREFVLTRLPADLLDHLDVAIVDGDFKIDVHLRREPTEAEINRLNEVFGTAQAEFRHRLSDSRYAG, from the coding sequence GTGACGACTCCGGCTGACATGGCGTTCGGGCTGCTCCGCGAGGGCCGCTTCGGCGACGCCGAGACCTTGGTGACCCGCGAGGTCGAGGCGGTCGCCGCCCGACACGGCCACGGCAGCCCGGAATGGGCGTCGGCGCAGTGCGACCTCGGCAACGTGCTGCTCCAGGCCGACCAACTGGGCCGGGCGATCGAGTGTTTCCGGCAGGCGGCCGCGGTCGCGCCGCGTGACCACGAGACGCACAAGGACCGGTTGACCTATCGGCTCAACGTGGGCTTGGCGCTGCGGATGGCCGGGCGGCTCGACGAATCCGAGGCCGAACTGCGCAAGGGCGCCGAGGAGCGGCTGGCGTTCTACGGGCGGGAGCACGCGGGGTACGCGTTCGGCCTGGAACCACTGGCGTCGGTGCTACTGGAACGCGGCGACGTACCCGGCGCCCGGCAGGTCGTCGAGGAGACGGTCGCGAACTTCTGGAACAACGGTCACGAGCGGGTCGCCTCGGCGCTGGCGCTGCGCGCGGCGGTGGTGCTGGCCGGCGACACCGGTGAGCCGCCGTTCGCCGGCCTGGACCGGTTGCCCGACCACATCGTCGAGCAGATCGCCGCCGACGCCGGCCGGCTTCCGATCGAGGACGGCCCGGCCCGCAAGCGGCTGCTGACCGAGCTGGCCGCGGCCATGGAACAGCGTCTCGGCCCGGACCACCAGGGCACCGTGAACGCGCTGTCGACGCTGGCCAACGTGAGCCGCGACATCGGCGACGAGTCCGGCCGGGTCGACACGATCAGCCGGGTGCTGGCCGCCTACGACAGGCAGGGCCGCCAGGAGGAGGCGCTGATGGCGGCACTCGGACTGGCCATGGCGCAGGACGACGCCGGTGACACCGCCGGATCGCTGCGGACGTACGAGTCGGCGCACGAGAGGGCGCGGCGGATCGACCGTCCCGAGGTGTCGAGCCAGGTGCTGCGCAACTGGGGACTCGCGCTGAAGGAGGCCGGGCAGACCGGTCCCGCCGAGCAGCGGATGACCGAGGCCCTGGAGACGGCGCGCCGGGGCGCCGACCACGAGACGGTCGGCCGGGCCGGGGTCGCGCTGGGCCTGTTCCTGCAGCACGAGGGCCGACTCGACGAAGCCCGCGACACCCTCGAGGAGGCGCTGGCCGTGATGGACCCGGTGCACCGGGACGCCATCGTCGGCCGGAGTCATCTCGGTGCCGTGTTGGACGGCCGTACCTGCGGGTGCGGCGACATGCCGGAGACGATCGCCGCCGCGTTCCGCGAGTTCGTGCTCACCCGACTGCCGGCCGACCTGCTGGACCATCTGGACGTGGCGATCGTCGACGGCGACTTCAAGATCGACGTGCATCTGCGGCGGGAGCCGACCGAGGCCGAGATCAACCGGCTCAACGAGGTGTTCGGCACCGCCCAGGCCGAGTTCCGGCACCGGCTCAGTGACTCCCGGTACGCGGGCTGA
- a CDS encoding response regulator gives MIRVLLVDDQPLLRSGFRALLEAEDDITVVAEAADGRQGVDLARMHRPDLALVDIQMPVMDGIETTRRIAADPALAGVRVVILTNYGDDEHVFQALRAGAAGFLVKDITPDDFLHSVRVAARGDALLAPSITRRLISHYVNEPPGGGANRFVAELTNREREAVVLVARGLSNGEIATRMVISPLTAKTHVNRAMTKLHARDRAQLVVFAYESGLLSPRTGSH, from the coding sequence TTGATCCGGGTACTGCTCGTCGACGACCAGCCACTGCTGCGCAGCGGGTTCCGGGCGCTGCTGGAGGCCGAGGACGACATCACCGTGGTCGCCGAGGCGGCCGACGGGAGACAAGGTGTCGACCTGGCCCGCATGCACCGGCCGGACCTGGCGCTCGTCGACATCCAGATGCCGGTGATGGACGGCATCGAGACCACCCGGCGGATCGCCGCGGACCCGGCCCTCGCCGGGGTCCGGGTGGTGATCCTCACCAACTACGGCGACGACGAACACGTCTTCCAGGCGTTGCGGGCGGGCGCGGCGGGCTTTCTGGTCAAGGACATCACCCCCGACGACTTCCTGCATTCGGTACGGGTGGCCGCCCGCGGTGACGCGCTGCTAGCCCCGTCGATCACCCGGAGACTGATCAGCCACTACGTGAACGAGCCACCCGGCGGCGGGGCGAACCGGTTCGTGGCCGAGCTGACCAACCGCGAGCGGGAGGCGGTCGTGCTGGTCGCGCGCGGCCTGTCCAACGGCGAGATCGCCACCCGCATGGTGATCAGCCCACTGACGGCCAAGACCCACGTGAACCGGGCGATGACCAAACTCCACGCCCGTGACCGGGCCCAACTGGTCGTCTTCGCCTACGAGTCGGGGCTGCTCAGCCCGCGTACCGGGAGTCACTGA
- a CDS encoding S8 family serine peptidase gives MTVLAIGATVVGITAPGASAKAPDGPAERAYQQIAALQDIKKSLTPAERKLDSRLAIELRKRTNQATTSALPALGTGVPVSKSGTTEVEIHADKVGDELLDRLRDAGAGIRFPSPATGTVLVEAPLTALPTIAEWKDVTSVSLKSGAITARMTDPNVKPKTESKVDKTARIESALRAAQATAPKSAAVTVSQGSVVSEGDRTHAADTARTRFKVTGTGVKVCALSDGVDSLADSQAGGDLPADVDVLPGQEGSGDEGTAMLEIIHDLAPNAKLGYATAFTSEASFAENIRALRFDAACDIIVDDIIYFHESPFQDGVIAQAVNAVTADGAYYFSSAGNEGNVIDGTAGNWEGDFVDSGRGIGKFAGDAHDFDPGAGVQEFNPLSPGSAGRVVTLWWADALAASGNDYDLYLINSLGNVTSFSQDVQDGDDDPWEILQAANSTGQRLAVVKFAGADRYLQLSAFRGRFKDTPDGTLKGFSTPGITRGHSAAVDAFSVAAAPAKDPLPFDLETGDPANPAGPYPNVFIRQTLPERFTSDGPRRVFFNADGTAITPGNFSSTGGFVRAKPQITAADGVATSVPDFQPFFGTSAAAPHAAAIAALTLSGNPGLSGAEIRAALTGTALDLTPAGADNRTGSGVIRADLVLRNTGATPQPLVQAGTPTVTPTTGDGDAFLEPGEQATVTLPANNVGDGTATGVSVVVDSDSPLATVTPRARSYGNIAAGASKTRDYTLKLAAGYPLGRPVGLNVRATFAGTLSPTTGTVTVATGQPSSTVQNFAYAGAPLPIPDNDPTGVSATVAVTGVGYASSLTFSIDGTECSTTTGATTVGVDHTFVGDLVGTLTAPDGRRATLFSRTGGGGNNLCQVVFDDTAATPFSSALSTNAPFTGTWKPNDPLGSLRLSAADGTWTLHVADRVGSDIGSIRAFALHLTGYEPA, from the coding sequence GTGACGGTCCTCGCGATCGGGGCGACCGTCGTGGGCATCACCGCACCGGGGGCATCCGCCAAAGCACCGGACGGCCCGGCCGAGCGGGCCTACCAGCAGATCGCCGCACTCCAGGACATCAAGAAGTCACTGACCCCGGCCGAACGCAAACTGGACAGCCGCCTCGCCATCGAGCTGCGCAAACGCACGAACCAGGCGACCACCAGCGCCCTGCCCGCGCTGGGCACCGGGGTGCCGGTCAGCAAGTCCGGCACCACTGAGGTCGAGATCCACGCCGACAAGGTCGGTGACGAGTTGCTCGACCGGTTGCGCGACGCGGGCGCCGGCATCCGCTTCCCCTCTCCGGCGACCGGAACCGTGCTGGTCGAGGCGCCACTGACCGCGCTGCCGACGATCGCCGAGTGGAAGGACGTCACCAGCGTCAGCCTCAAGTCGGGCGCGATCACCGCACGGATGACCGATCCGAACGTCAAGCCGAAGACCGAGTCCAAGGTCGACAAGACGGCCCGGATCGAGTCGGCACTGCGCGCGGCGCAGGCGACGGCCCCGAAGAGCGCGGCGGTCACCGTCAGCCAGGGTTCGGTGGTCTCCGAGGGCGATCGTACGCACGCCGCCGACACCGCCCGGACCAGATTCAAGGTCACCGGAACCGGCGTGAAGGTCTGCGCCCTCTCCGACGGGGTCGACTCGCTCGCCGACTCGCAGGCCGGCGGAGACCTGCCCGCCGACGTCGACGTGCTGCCCGGCCAGGAGGGCAGCGGCGACGAGGGCACCGCGATGCTGGAGATCATCCACGACCTCGCGCCGAACGCGAAGCTCGGTTACGCCACCGCGTTCACCAGCGAGGCCAGCTTCGCCGAGAACATCCGGGCGCTGCGCTTCGACGCCGCCTGCGACATCATCGTCGACGACATCATCTACTTCCACGAGAGCCCGTTCCAGGACGGCGTCATCGCGCAGGCGGTCAACGCGGTGACCGCCGACGGGGCCTACTACTTCAGCTCGGCCGGCAACGAGGGCAACGTCATCGACGGCACCGCCGGCAACTGGGAGGGCGACTTCGTCGACTCCGGCCGGGGCATCGGCAAGTTCGCCGGTGACGCCCACGACTTCGACCCCGGCGCCGGAGTGCAGGAGTTCAACCCGCTGTCGCCGGGCAGCGCCGGTCGGGTCGTCACGCTGTGGTGGGCCGACGCGCTGGCGGCCTCGGGCAACGACTACGACCTGTACCTGATCAACTCGCTGGGCAACGTCACCTCGTTCTCCCAGGACGTGCAGGACGGCGACGACGACCCGTGGGAGATCCTGCAGGCCGCCAACAGCACCGGGCAGCGGCTGGCCGTCGTCAAGTTCGCCGGCGCCGACCGCTACCTGCAACTGTCCGCGTTCCGCGGCCGGTTCAAGGACACGCCGGACGGGACGCTCAAGGGCTTCTCCACGCCCGGCATCACCCGCGGGCACAGCGCCGCCGTCGACGCGTTCTCGGTGGCCGCGGCCCCGGCCAAGGACCCGCTGCCGTTCGACCTGGAGACCGGTGACCCGGCCAACCCGGCCGGCCCGTACCCGAACGTGTTCATCCGGCAGACGCTGCCCGAACGGTTCACCTCGGACGGCCCGCGGCGGGTGTTCTTCAACGCCGACGGCACCGCCATCACCCCCGGGAACTTCTCCTCGACCGGCGGCTTCGTCCGGGCGAAGCCGCAGATCACCGCGGCCGACGGGGTGGCCACGTCGGTGCCCGACTTCCAGCCCTTCTTCGGTACCTCGGCGGCCGCTCCGCACGCCGCCGCGATCGCCGCGCTCACCCTCTCCGGCAACCCGGGCCTATCCGGCGCCGAGATCCGGGCCGCCCTCACCGGCACCGCCCTCGACCTCACCCCGGCCGGCGCCGACAACCGCACCGGTAGCGGCGTGATCCGCGCCGACCTGGTGCTGCGCAACACCGGCGCCACCCCGCAGCCGCTGGTCCAGGCGGGCACCCCGACGGTCACCCCGACGACCGGGGACGGCGATGCCTTCCTCGAGCCGGGCGAGCAGGCCACCGTCACCCTTCCGGCGAACAACGTCGGCGACGGTACGGCCACCGGCGTCAGCGTCGTGGTGGACTCCGACAGTCCGCTCGCGACCGTCACGCCGCGCGCCCGCTCGTACGGCAACATCGCCGCCGGCGCCTCCAAGACCAGGGACTACACCCTGAAACTGGCGGCCGGGTACCCGCTCGGACGTCCGGTCGGCCTGAACGTGCGGGCCACCTTCGCCGGCACGCTCTCCCCCACCACCGGCACCGTGACGGTGGCGACCGGACAGCCGTCGTCGACGGTGCAGAACTTCGCCTACGCCGGCGCGCCCCTGCCGATTCCGGACAACGACCCGACCGGCGTCAGCGCCACCGTGGCCGTGACCGGCGTCGGGTACGCGTCGTCGCTGACCTTCTCCATCGACGGCACCGAGTGCAGCACCACGACCGGAGCGACGACCGTGGGTGTCGACCACACCTTCGTCGGCGACCTGGTCGGCACACTGACCGCACCCGACGGGCGCCGGGCGACGCTGTTCTCCCGGACCGGTGGAGGCGGCAACAACCTGTGCCAGGTGGTGTTCGACGACACCGCCGCGACACCGTTCTCGTCGGCCCTGTCGACGAACGCGCCGTTCACCGGAACCTGGAAGCCGAACGACCCGCTGGGTTCGCTGCGGCTCTCCGCCGCCGACGGCACGTGGACCCTGCACGTCGCCGACCGGGTGGGCTCCGACATCGGCTCCATCCGGGCGTTCGCCCTGCACCTGACCGGTTACGAACCGGCCTGA
- a CDS encoding Fur family transcriptional regulator: MTSDFEARLRAVSLRVTRPRLAVMAALTDHPHVDTDAVIALVRADLPTVSHQAVYDVLRALTDSGLVRRIQPAGATARYEMRVRDNHHHVVCRSCGAIADVDCAVGNAPCLTASDDHGFVIDEAEVVYWGSCPACVSKRPEGMS, translated from the coding sequence ATGACGTCCGACTTCGAGGCTCGGCTCCGGGCGGTCTCGTTGCGCGTGACCCGGCCCCGGCTCGCGGTGATGGCCGCACTGACCGACCACCCCCACGTCGACACCGACGCCGTGATCGCCCTGGTGCGAGCGGATCTCCCGACCGTCTCCCACCAGGCGGTCTACGATGTGCTGCGTGCGCTGACCGACTCCGGTCTGGTGCGGCGCATCCAGCCCGCCGGTGCGACGGCCCGCTACGAGATGCGGGTGCGGGACAACCATCACCACGTCGTGTGCCGTTCGTGCGGCGCGATCGCCGACGTCGACTGCGCTGTCGGAAACGCCCCTTGTCTGACCGCCTCCGACGATCACGGGTTCGTGATCGACGAGGCGGAGGTCGTCTATTGGGGCAGCTGCCCCGCCTGCGTGAGTAAACGTCCGGAAGGAATGTCATGA
- a CDS encoding AEC family transporter, translated as MAGVLSGFTTVWALAALGYLLARGRVLGEHAPQVLARLVFSVAAPALLFVTLSHTSLDRILTGALLAFVGSTVLVAAVYVLVARLVWKRGVGATTIGALGASYVNAGNMGLAVAAYVLGDVSLVVPVLIFQVLLAGPFALTVLDLASGQGRPSLRRLALLPARNPLMIASGAGVAVAASGWTPPTLLLEPLSLVGAAAVPAALLAFGMSLPGARPLRPGPDASDRYLAVTLKIVVQPLLAYLIGRLIGLDRPESFAAVVTSALPAAQNVFVFALRYRQSESLARDVVMLSTLASALAMIVAALFLT; from the coding sequence ATGGCGGGGGTGCTCAGCGGGTTCACGACGGTGTGGGCGCTCGCCGCCCTCGGCTATCTGCTGGCCCGGGGCCGGGTGCTCGGCGAGCACGCGCCGCAGGTGCTGGCCCGGCTGGTGTTCTCGGTGGCGGCGCCCGCTCTGCTGTTCGTCACGTTGAGCCACACCAGCCTGGACCGGATCCTCACCGGGGCGCTGCTGGCGTTCGTCGGGTCCACGGTTCTGGTGGCGGCGGTCTACGTGCTGGTCGCGCGACTGGTGTGGAAGCGGGGTGTCGGCGCCACCACGATCGGGGCGCTCGGCGCGTCGTACGTCAACGCCGGCAACATGGGGCTCGCGGTCGCCGCCTACGTGCTCGGGGACGTCTCGCTGGTCGTACCCGTGCTGATTTTTCAGGTCCTGCTCGCCGGACCGTTCGCGCTGACCGTTCTTGATCTCGCGTCCGGTCAGGGCCGACCGTCGCTGCGCCGTCTGGCGCTGCTGCCGGCCCGCAATCCACTGATGATCGCGTCCGGGGCCGGGGTCGCCGTGGCCGCCTCGGGCTGGACGCCGCCGACACTGCTTCTGGAACCGTTGTCCCTGGTCGGGGCGGCCGCGGTGCCCGCCGCGCTGCTCGCCTTCGGGATGTCGCTGCCCGGCGCGCGGCCGTTGCGACCCGGGCCGGACGCCTCGGACCGCTATCTCGCGGTGACGTTGAAGATCGTGGTGCAGCCGCTGCTGGCGTACCTGATCGGCCGGTTGATCGGCCTGGACCGGCCGGAATCGTTCGCGGCGGTGGTGACCTCGGCGCTGCCGGCCGCACAGAACGTGTTCGTGTTCGCGCTGCGCTACCGGCAGTCGGAGTCGCTGGCCCGGGACGTGGTGATGCTTTCCACCCTGGCGTCCGCTCTGGCCATGATCGTCGCGGCGCTGTTCCTGACCTGA